One window of the Gammaproteobacteria bacterium genome contains the following:
- a CDS encoding DUF1207 domain-containing protein, which produces LLAGVRASPGERWHTYAEAGWAYDLRNEELQRPWRAQIGLEYAAPWRGAAEWYAAADLHASEERDWRVDRTFQVGLSLRRGARTWRFGIEHYRGRALLGEFFQSDEQYTALAVWLDL; this is translated from the coding sequence GCTTCTCGCGGGCGTGCGTGCCTCGCCGGGCGAACGCTGGCACACGTACGCCGAGGCCGGCTGGGCTTACGACTTGCGCAACGAGGAGCTGCAGCGGCCATGGCGCGCGCAGATCGGCCTCGAGTACGCAGCGCCCTGGCGCGGGGCGGCCGAGTGGTACGCGGCCGCCGATCTGCATGCGAGCGAGGAACGCGACTGGCGGGTCGATCGGACTTTTCAGGTTGGCCTCAGCCTGCGCCGCGGCGCGCGCACGTGGCGCTTTGGCATCGAGCACTACCGCGGCCGCGCATTGCTCGGTGAGTTCTTTCAGAGCGACGAGCAATACACGGCGCTCGCGGTGTGGCTCGACCTCTGA